The genomic interval AAGAGGACCGGAAGTTTCCGCTCAGCGTTTCCTGTGCTGCCTGTCAGACGTTGGTCCTAAAGAGTAGGAGACCTGCAGAAAATGAATAAGAAGCTTTAAAAAACTTCATctaaatttaattgttttaaaacttgtaaaacattttttcatggctttttttttcatctatgtCCAACTAAAAGATTGAATCTTGTGTAAGATGTAGTTTATCTCTTAAGATCTGGATGCTGCGTTTAGGGAACTTACTGACTCTGCAGCATGATGAGTTCAGGGTCGACATGTTTGATCATTTCAGTTTGTGCAGCACAGGCTGATGTTCATTTGGTTGGACGTTAAATGAAGGTTGGTGGAATTTTGTGACATTCCTATTAAAATTGCCCAGATGCCCGTTGTTACTCCGTTCAGAGAATcccacaaaaaacattttaaattaaagtattttaaatttgaatcaaGTCATAGACCAAAGTTTTCTGCTTAGTGTTATTGGATGCAACCAAACTGGAATTTCTCACAATTTAGtgtattttacctttttttattttagactttcatgtttttgtctttcaataAGTTTATTTACTGCAacaatgaaatgcatttttttcaaacatttgaataGATCTTCAATCCATTTCTGGTTcacccattttcttttttcccttttcaagaaaacaaaaattaagaatCCAAtgttctttttggtttttttttttaactaatttccGAGACAATTacaaaactaaaatcttttttttcccctcttcatTTTAATGATGgatgttttcatttagtttttcagAAACAGCCAAAGCCTTGTCCTGTTCATCTTCCTTTAGAGGGAGTCTGAGtcatggcctagtcaaagtacagacttGAGTTTGACTGAAAATCAGTGGAGTAAAAACGTCTGAACTCTGTTGTCAGCCCTGCAGAGGTGCGCAGCCTGTGGGCCCAGCTGCGCCGCGATGAGCCTCAACTTCTGTCAAACTTTGAGCATTTCCTGGCCAGAGTGACGGCGCAGATCAGAGACGCCAACCAGGAGAAGAGAGACATGGAAAGTGCCCTCAAAAGGTCTGAGATGCCATCAGCCTCTTTGAAAAGTCATGGTTTCTGTcacctgtttaaaaaaaaaaccccacaaatttTACTTTAACTGCAAGCTCATTTCCTTTTATTGCATATTaatgatttttatctgtttagGAAAACAGCAACACATGATGATGAGATCCAGCACCTGTATGAAGAAATGGAGCAGcagataaaaaatgaaaaagacaaaatactaCTGCAGGTAAAAACTGGACAATTATTTTCCAGAACTTTTTGTATTTGGTCAAAGTTTTAGTATTTccattaaatttctttttaaaaactgtgctGTAGGACTACGATCGATATCTGTCCCGAAGTAAAGACCTGGAGCTGCAGCTGTCCAGCAAGGAGAAGGACCTGGAGCAGCTCTTCCAGAAACAGAGACGGGTCGGTGGAAACGTTCAGACTTCAGATCAAAACCTTTTATTCATaagagaaaagcaaacaaaccatAAACTGTCTGAGCAGGAAGAATCAGACGCTGGATAACTGATAACATGAAGCCAATAAAACATAATGATGACGTTCAGCATCTCTTCATCAACACTGTTGATTGCATGGTTGCATCTGAGCCTATCAACATGAATAAATTGTATTctccagtttttattaaaactatatTTACTGGAGCTAAATTCCTAAAACGGCTGCTTTAATTCACATTTCAACAGTTTCATCAACGCAAAACAGAAATTCTGACTGAAAAGGAATAAATTGAGTCTCTGCATGCAATAATGTTTTGCATTGAAAGGTGAAAAGTACTAAGAGAAGAGCAAATgcatattaaaaatatctttaattttaaaagtttaaccATTTTTCTTGAACAATTTCTATCCAGTTGGAGTGTCAGTGTCAGGAACTCCACAGTGAACAACATGAGACCAAAGTGGAAAACGTGAAGCTGAAGCAGACGAACGACGACTTGGCCCGAGAGCTGGAGCTGGTGAGCCAGGAGCTGACGCTGGCGCAGGAGCAGCTGGGTCTGCTGCAGGAGCAGTCGGCACGACTTCACGAGGAGAAGGAGATGTGAGCAAACATTCAGATCAGTCAGAATAACGTCTGGCTGCTTTTAACATTATTTGCTGTCTCTGGTAGAaccttgtttctttttatgttgttttctctACTCTGGCTCATATTTGAATTTGAAGGAAAATTACTGAACAAACGGACTATTTTTGAACAGGGAGATCTACAGACTGAGTGAAGGACTGCAGCGAGAGAGAGCGAGTCTTCACAAGCAGCTGGACCTTTTGAGGTTTGACTCCATTTTTGACTGTTTCAGATCGAATGCATGTTGACATTTCAGAACTAGTGGTGGGACttggtttaaaatttttaataaagttaattGCAGTGtctgtaattatattttatgataaaataagtaacaatttcaatttaaaagcCCTTTTTCCAGCTAAAttgttaaatagaaatatgaactcaacaacaaatatatgtaTAGTTCTTTATCAGATATTCAGATTCTTCCACCATCAGATTGGAGAAAAGTGcatttaatttcaatattaaCAGATATTTTCCAACATATCAAACATTCAGTGGTGACCCAGCTTAACTGATCGTTGTGTCCTACAGTTTCAGATGTGCAGAAAATCAATCATGTGATTTTATCTTCTGCAGCAGGAAGacataaaagaaacattaaaatgaagacATGAAATGCTCTTTCTGCTTCCTGCATGTAAAATCAAGAGCTTTATTTACTCTGCTTTGCAGTCACAACATGTGATTGGTCAGGAGACATGAGTAGGCTTTGAGGTGATCAGTAATGCAAAAAGGTGGCGACCCATTTCTACCTTTAAGCATTAACCCCTAAAACAGCCGTTAGTTTTcatctgtctttttatttcagagaaatgaacaaacatttgCGGGATGAAAGAGACATGTCCTTTCAGGTGTGTTGTGTTCAGAGATTTTctgcattcattttctgtttttcaaatctttttttccagaatcgtgtattaaaaattgaaaaacaaatctcaCTTTGCAGAAACCAAAAGGAACCAAGAAAAGCTTGAAGCACCGGTCTTTTATTGATGGAGTGAAGCAAGCAAACACCGATGTGTTTAAAAGGTAAACCACACAGAAGTGAAGCTAACGCTCTGGGttagcagctgcagcttcatgtttggtgtttctgcagtgaggatgaggaggagccGACCTCCACCGCCCTGAGGCAGAACCTTAACGGCTTCTACCAGCCGTCCTTCCCAGCTGAAGCAAGGAGTCGTTTCCAGAGGATTATCTCCATAGAAGAAGACCACCTCccctatttactgaacaacAGCCTGGCTCAGACCGCACTGCAGAACTGTGCTGAAGTAGAGACTCAGTTGGATGATGAAGACGGAGTGGATGTGATGAGCGAACCTCGCCGCAGGTCATCGCCGATCCCTGAGCAGCAGTCTGAGGAACGGCTGGTCCCGTCATCTCCAAGAGGTCAGCCGGTTGGCAAGGAAACCACCATCAATGTAAGCGTCGCCACATGTAGCTAAGCTGGATTAAAGTAAACCAGCAGGTTTACTGGGCCCAACGTTTCCTTTAATGGTTCCCAGGAGGAAAGCGTTCCTTCGGCTCCTGATCGCCTCTTCAAGGTCGTCCTGGTGGGAAACTCCAGCGTGGGAAAAACTTCGCTCCTCCAGAGATTCTGTGACGACCGCTTCCACCCGGGAACCTGCGCCACTGTCGGTACGCagtgtaaacatttttcacttcctgtcagtcaatgaaaactaaaacaggaaagtCATGTGTTTGGCTGCACTGGTTTGGTTATGACTCAATGAGAACCTGGCCACACCCCTCAGTGTCTCTTGACTCCGCCCTCTTTGGTATTGGTGGAGTTATGATTTCACATGAGGGTTATGCTTTAAATTTCTGATGTCATTCTGTTTTATGAAATTAGATGTTAGACTAAAAATGTGGTTTGCAGTAAATTGATTGAAATTCTCAggttctgcttcagtttttctttcatttttccctcattaattgttaaatgtaatgGCCACCAttcaacaaatacatttctgtcACCTTTGGTTCAGTTTGGACACAGCAGTGGCTCATCTGTTGCCTTGGGAGccgtttttaatatttcagtgaaTCACAAAATGGTCACTGAAATAAGGAAGatgaacattaaaatgaattccATCACTTTTtaacttgtgtttgtgtgtcacaTTCTACAGGCATAGACTACAGTGTGAAGACAATAACTGTGGACAACAGCCAGGTGGCGCTGCAGTTGTGGGATACAGCAGGACAGGAAAGGTGAGCTTCATTATGAAAGTGTGGAAATTTAGAGAAGTTCTGGTCTCTTGGATGAAAGTTCTCAGCtttcttcaggtttttatgCAGCTTAAAGCACCGTGACGATGGGAGGAAGTGACCAAAAGTCCActtatagtccacttcctgttcctcctGCAGGTACCGCAGCATCACCAAGCAGTTCTTTCGCAAAGCTGATGGTGTGATTGTGATGTATGATGTAACTGCTGAGCAGAGTTTCACTGCAGTCAGACAGTGGCTGACAAGCGTCAAGGTAACGAATCCACAGAGTAAAAGTCTGTTTTCCTGAGAAATGACTCTAATATGAACCAGTCCTGTAAAACCAGCTACCTGTCCTAATCTCATTACATCTACTGCTTTTCAGGAAGGCACCGGTGGGGAAATACCCATCATGCTCTTAGGAAACAAAACGGACAAAGAGGCAGAGAGGGAAGTTCAGAAGGAAGTGGGCGAAAGGCTCGCCAAGgtcttaattttaaataattactacaagtattatatttttatctggGGTCAGAATCAGGGTGATACTTGGAAATGCATTTTATCTGCTCTACTGCCTTTTATTTAATCCTATTTTCATGTTTGGTTGAAGGACTGCCAGATGACCTTCTTTGAATGCAGTGCATGTTCTGGAGCCAATGTGGCCGAGTCCATGGTGCAGTTAGCCAGGTGAGCAGTTcatgcaaaaacagaacatgttcTTAAATAAGTGTACCACCTCTGAatgctttcatgtttttgtaaaagatttgttttgacAATTGGTTATaaagtatttaacttttttttttatgagtaaaTTCTGATTTGTAATTActggttttatttctaatattacaATCGGGCCCTAAAActcaaattatttaactttcagaaaactttatgcaataaaaaaatatcatcttAAACCATTGGAGTCAGAGTAGATGTGAAAACGCGGCGGTGATGTAATCACAGGTAAAAACCGTCTGTGCCTGTTGGAACTgatcatcttttattttagaatcCTGAAGGAACAAGAAGACCAGCAGAAGGAGAAAACGGTCCAGCTGATCAGCAGCCCCTCAAAAAGGAGATCCTGCtgctaaaacagaaaacactcaACACAACGTAGCACTACCCTTTAATCAACTTATTAAATGTCCTAGTTAAATCACACGGGCCACTGA from Xiphophorus maculatus strain JP 163 A chromosome 2, X_maculatus-5.0-male, whole genome shotgun sequence carries:
- the LOC102226976 gene encoding ras and EF-hand domain-containing protein homolog, translated to MAAFTAPCPNIRAARTTLQTRGGSDRTSAEEDDSSRSRSSDVGQNTILEKTHEFFQMCDTENKGFITRRDMQRLNGELPLSADELENVFDSLDSDGNGFLTLEEFSSGFSAFLFGRRISVDDIMTEKNLSKSVPEVLYQSRWKEGPGAAEDDEEKHFVMLMESLGAGSLLEHPAEVRSLWAQLRRDEPQLLSNFEHFLARVTAQIRDANQEKRDMESALKRKTATHDDEIQHLYEEMEQQIKNEKDKILLQDYDRYLSRSKDLELQLSSKEKDLEQLFQKQRRLECQCQELHSEQHETKVENVKLKQTNDDLARELELVSQELTLAQEQLGLLQEQSARLHEEKEMEIYRLSEGLQRERASLHKQLDLLREMNKHLRDERDMSFQKPKGTKKSLKHRSFIDGVKQANTDVFKSEDEEEPTSTALRQNLNGFYQPSFPAEARSRFQRIISIEEDHLPYLLNNSLAQTALQNCAEVETQLDDEDGVDVMSEPRRRSSPIPEQQSEERLVPSSPRGQPVGKETTINEESVPSAPDRLFKVVLVGNSSVGKTSLLQRFCDDRFHPGTCATVGIDYSVKTITVDNSQVALQLWDTAGQERYRSITKQFFRKADGVIVMYDVTAEQSFTAVRQWLTSVKEGTGGEIPIMLLGNKTDKEAEREVQKEVGERLAKDCQMTFFECSACSGANVAESMVQLARILKEQEDQQKEKTVQLISSPSKRRSCC